A DNA window from Anastrepha obliqua isolate idAnaObli1 chromosome 5, idAnaObli1_1.0, whole genome shotgun sequence contains the following coding sequences:
- the LOC129247191 gene encoding LOW QUALITY PROTEIN: transcription factor MafB (The sequence of the model RefSeq protein was modified relative to this genomic sequence to represent the inferred CDS: substituted 1 base at 1 genomic stop codon), which produces MRMEDPNLAEQYVQEFVLDHLEDGSATVTAIGVKREDHSPAASTKIAWTTTTITPEEEEPTDPPAIKMRTFPQSWHMDERRLQPLSPPPEMYTHGPMAGQAILVNTSVPGGVPSTPPETPPVISSPSGSTCAQTYATITSTPYPTHRQPTASAGLTQEMMWLPNSMRSDPQPLDLRPLACPTQEEEWERQREYMHASAAVAAANHHHGHLVAQSQHHPHHHHFQPIEHLAPINMHTSYHTGIAVSAAGIGGSGNGGQAPSSVSGTTSVVHLTRPMSVSSSRSSTNSPRTCSRQYSTSSNLGLEDCISDDLLTTLSVRELNKHLHGRPREEVARLKAKRRTLKNRGYAQNCRSKRLLQRHELEKSNHQLNQDLHRLKLEFSRVCHERDQLKQRLQMRMSSSSGSVIAAISNATEGGNSGVITVGQSNLNTDSQNSPEFYLXRQLAIEGQQAAAATSSHHLPHSHPHGNQWPARYPQHLHQQPTTNVTI; this is translated from the coding sequence ATGAGAATGGAAGATCCAAACCTCGCCGAACAGTATGTGCAGGAATTCGTGCTTGATCATCTCGAGGACGGTTCAGCTACTGTTACAGCTATCGGAGTAAAACGTGAGGACCACAGTCCGGCGGCAAGCACGAAAATCGCCTGGACAACAACCACAATAACACCGGAAGAAGAAGAGCCTACCGATCCTCCCGCCATTAAGATGCGAACCTTTCCACAAAGTTGGCATATGGATGAGCGGCGTCTACAACCATTGTCACCGCCACCGGAAATGTATACACACGGCCCTATGGCTGGACAGGCAATACTTGTAAATACGTCCGTTCCCGGTGGAGTACCATCGACACCTCCTGAAACTCCACCGGTCATCAGTTCACCCAGCGGGAGTACATGTGCCCAAACATATGCCACGATTACAAGCACTCCCTACCCAACGCATCGCCAACCTACCGCCAGTGCTGGCCTCACACAAGAAATGATGTGGCTACCAAACTCCATGCGTTCAGATCCACAACCATTGGATTTACGGCCTCTCGCTTGTCCCACACAAGAGGAGGAGTGGGAACGGCAACGTGAATATATGCATGCCTCTGCAGCTGTGGCGGCCGCCAATCATCATCATGGGCATTTGGTGGCGCAATCACAACACCATCCACACCACCATCATTTTCAACCGATTGAACACTTAGCACCTATCAATATGCATACATCTTACCATACTGGTATAGCCGTTAGTGCAGCAGGCATTGGAGGTAGCGGTAATGGGGGTCAAGCGCCATCCAGCGTATCAGGCACCACCTCTGTGGTTCACCTCACTAGACCAATGTCGGTGAGCTCCTCTCGATCTTCGACAAATTCACCACGCACCTGCTCTAGACAGTACAGTACCTCAAGTAACTTAGGTCTTGAAGACTGTATCAGCGATGACCTTCTAACTACACTATCCGTGCGTGAATTGAACAAACACCTGCATGGCCGTCCCCGCGAAGAAGTTGCGCGCCTTAAAGCAAAGCGTCGAACGCTGAAAAATCGTGGGTACGCACAAAACTGCCGCTCAAAACGTTTACTACAACGGCATGAACTGGAGAAATCCAATCATCAATTGAATCAAGATCTGCATCGTTTAAAATTAGAGTTCTCACGTGTATGTCATGAGCGTGATCAACTAAAACAACGTCTGCAAATGCGAATGAGCAGTAGTAGTGGTAGTGTGATTGCTGCGATATCGAATGCTACCGAAGGCGGAAATTCTGGGGTGATCACCGTCGGGCAGTCGAACTTGAACACTGATAGCCAAAATTCGCCAGAGTTCTACCTTTGACGCCAACTAGCTATCGAAGGGCAGCAAGCGGCAGCTGCCACGTCCAGCCACCATCTGCCACATTCCCATCCGCACGGGAATCAGTGGCCAGCGCGATACCCTCAACATCTGCATCAGCAGCCAACTACCAATGTGACAATCTGA